One Brassica napus cultivar Da-Ae chromosome C4, Da-Ae, whole genome shotgun sequence genomic region harbors:
- the LOC106391963 gene encoding pectinesterase/pectinesterase inhibitor-like, with product MNTPIKLAFLILCIALTATASIIPLKRDAVTPEHEKTVAGICSVVQDKRLCSITLKTVPSNDPDVLVRHLATAAETSVKKGLKFLSGIKPKYKGDKFATTCITSCEKQLNNALEDFSDFWKAAGKDIASMADNYFTCKKKMTSIFNYQSSCLDDIYDKTLLKEVQGGIGLGKRMSGESVDVFAGMGKVFNTLNIKTKLNQKDTDSLLPPPLSFYYV from the coding sequence atgaaCACTCCAATAAAACTCGCCTTTCTAATTCTATGCATCGCCCTAACCGCAACTGCATCCATTATCCCCCTCAAACGTGACGCCGTCACACCGGAACACGAAAAAACCGTGGCAGGAATCTGCAGCGTTGTCCAAGACAAACGTCTCTGTAGCATAACCTTGAAAACCGTCCCAAGCAATGATCCCGACGTTTTGGTCCGTCACTTAGCGACGGCAGCAGAAACCTCCGTTAAAAAGGGCTTGAAGTTCCTCTCCGGAATCAAACCCAAGTACAAGGGAGACAAATTTGCCACAACTTGCATCACCAGTTGCGAGAAACAGCTAAACAACGCCTTGGAAGACTTTTCAGATTTCTGGAAAGCCGCGGGAAAAGACATAGCGAGCATGGCTGATAATTACTTCACTTGTAAGAAGAAGATGACATCGATCTTCAACTACCAGTCGAGTTGTCTCGATGACATTTACGACAAAACATTGTTGAAAGAGGTTCAAGGAGGGATTGGGCTTGGGAAAAGAATGAGTGGCGAGTCTGTGGATGTGTTCGCTGGAATGGGAAAAGTATTTAACACTCTTAACATTAAGACCAAACTTAACCAGAAAGATACCGATTCGTTGCTCCCACCACCTTTGTCCTTTTACTACGTCTGA